In Methanobacterium sp., the following are encoded in one genomic region:
- a CDS encoding restriction endonuclease: MLNFKKNNIEFQSIFLIIVSFLGLFFLIAMYLWSPPSKTYYSFQNPLILSIFIAICLLGIMAAIYPSLCQGLMKFQKEMEKKTSKVDNILFEGHHPDCGKFESHTFCIKGKKYCPGCSGLFIGAIIAVVGTLLYYFAGLPRIYGQTFFWMGEVMVFLALFLIVFLETEKKLKFISNIALVLGSFLILIGIMAVKENWIMEIYFLFLVIFWILTRVSVSEKYHEDICRDCQKESICIYE, translated from the coding sequence ATATTGAACTTTAAGAAAAATAATATTGAATTTCAATCCATTTTTTTAATAATAGTTTCTTTTTTGGGCCTTTTTTTCCTCATTGCAATGTATCTATGGTCTCCTCCCTCAAAAACGTATTATTCTTTTCAAAACCCATTAATTCTATCTATTTTCATTGCAATATGTCTTTTAGGAATTATGGCGGCTATTTATCCTTCATTATGCCAAGGTCTAATGAAATTTCAAAAAGAAATGGAGAAAAAGACTTCTAAAGTTGATAATATACTATTTGAAGGCCACCACCCTGATTGTGGGAAGTTTGAATCCCACACATTTTGCATCAAAGGGAAAAAATACTGCCCTGGATGTTCAGGACTTTTTATTGGAGCTATTATTGCAGTAGTAGGAACTTTGCTTTATTATTTCGCTGGTTTACCCCGTATATATGGACAAACCTTTTTTTGGATGGGGGAAGTAATGGTTTTTCTCGCTTTGTTCCTGATTGTATTTTTAGAAACAGAAAAAAAACTGAAATTCATTTCTAACATAGCACTGGTTCTGGGATCCTTTCTTATACTGATAGGTATTATGGCAGTTAAAGAGAATTGGATAATGGAAATTTACTTCTTATTTCTGGTTATATTCTGGATATTAACCCGTGTCAGTGTCTCTGAAAAGTACCATGAAGATATATGCAGGGATTGCCAGAAAGAATCTATCTGTATTTACGAATAA
- a CDS encoding zinc ribbon domain-containing protein, with amino-acid sequence MVYCHKCGTKNADDAEFCSKCGESLKETSDYGGRHHHRHHDDHYYRQRQECFGLPHGNIIGPLIIGIIFILIGLASLTGFKDIWTYIWPAVIVIVGLLIIFGAIYGTRKR; translated from the coding sequence ATGGTTTATTGTCATAAATGTGGAACTAAAAACGCAGATGACGCAGAGTTTTGCTCTAAATGTGGAGAATCGTTAAAAGAAACTTCGGATTATGGGGGAAGGCATCACCACCGCCACCATGATGACCATTACTATCGTCAAAGACAGGAATGTTTTGGTCTTCCTCATGGGAATATAATTGGGCCACTGATTATAGGTATTATATTTATTTTAATAGGTCTGGCATCATTAACAGGATTCAAAGACATTTGGACCTATATATGGCCAGCAGTTATTGTCATAGTGGGTCTATTGATAATATTTGGTGCAATTTACGGTACACGGAAAAGATAG